The Pelodiscus sinensis isolate JC-2024 chromosome 25, ASM4963464v1, whole genome shotgun sequence region TGCGGAGTGAGGGGTTTGCCTGCCCCCTTCAGGGATGGACCGCGGGCCAGCCCCATTGGGAGAGCCAGCGCGATGCCCCGCAGAGATCGCCGCCAGGGCCGGGCGGAAggagaagaggtgggggggcCGTGCCCTGCTTTGGGGCGCAGGGGGGAGCGCTCCCCTCGCAGCTGTTCCCTGCCTGGCTCAAAGCAGGAGCGTCTGTCTGGTGACAGGCCGTGCGCGCAGCagagctccccctcctccagcgaAGCCTGCAGGTGCCACCTAGCGTCCCCCGCTGGAGCCAGGGGGTAGAGCGGGGGGCCCTGGCAGCATGGGGCGAAGTCCCGATGTGCCTGGGGCCCCGGGAGCTCGCGCCCGCCCAGGATGAGGGACgcaagcgactagtcgactgCCCTGTGAGCCGGGGCTTTCCCAGGGAGGCAACTCGGCTcgtcgctccccctccccctccccgcactgccTCTGTCAGGCAccgagtgggggagcaggagctggtgccgggGAGGCaccttaaaagccggttcccccccagcactgtccgtggggggaaggggaggcgggcGACTcccgtacatttcaaagggagcgGCACAGTGAGATAGCGAGCGGCCCTCTTACCGACTAtcgaaattccatcgactactcgatgaGCTGATGAATCGCTATGTAACCTCCCCAGAGAGGGCTGCTCAGCCTCCCGTGGCCAGCACTGCAGAGGCGCGTGAGACCCGGCCCCTCAGGGAGAGGGCGCTTCCGTGTCTGCGGCGGTGGGCCAGCGGGCCGGGAGCTGCCCCTCGGCGCGGGGCTGGCGGAACGGGAGAGGGGGgcgcagaggggctggggcagtagaTCCAAACAAGCGACGGTCCGAGTGACAACAATCTCCCTTGTGCCGCGCCGGACAGTGGGGCGCGACCTTTTCAGCCACGACCCCCAGGATAATTTGAGCAGGGCGGCGCTTAGATCCTgttggccaggggctgggcctggccattggtggtCCCCCAGGAAGACATCCGTGACCCCTTTGGGGGTCACCACCCACGGGTTGTGCACCACGGCTGTAGGCGCCTGTGGCCTGCCGGAGGTGGACCGGGAAGGGAGGGTGTCAGGCACTTAGATCCTGGGCTGTTTCGTACACGCCATGTCTGGCAGTgttggccagggggtggggccccgTGAGGAGGGGCCCCATGGGGCCCGGGCCGAGTTCCTGTTGGAGAGCGAGAGTGGCGCAGCCAAGCAGGCTGTCAGCGCAGAGTCCAGGCTCTGGATGAGCCCGTGGCagaggggagccagctgggaaacGTGGCTCAGAGTCCACGTTGCCGGGGGCCCTCGGGTGGGTTCGCGTCGCGGGCTGGTGCAGACCCTCTCTGCGTCGGGGTCGTGGTTCTTGGGGATTCCTCCGACGCGTCCCTGCAGAGCTGAGTGCGCTGTGGGGCCGCGTGGGGCGTTGAACGCCAGGTCCCCGGGGCCACTTGGCGGaaggcagagccccgcccccgcgcccggCTGTCGCGCCAGGGCAATCGCAGGCTCTGTGGCGCTTCGCTGCCGGCTTGCGGAGAGCCTGGCGGGTTCGCGTGGTGACGCAGCTCCCTGTTTTGTCCTCCCAGTGGcatgagctggagctggggctgggcctcCGCAGGAAGCAGCATCTTGGCAGAATTTGGCACCCTGCACCTCGAGTTCCTGCACCTCACGGAGCTCTCTGGAAACCCAGTGTTCACTGAAAAGGCAAGTTCTAGCGATTCCTACGTGCCCATCACCCTGGCCTCTGGGCTTCTGGCACAGAGCTGGGTGCAGCTGCCCAGAGCTTGCTCCACAGCCCTTTCCCTGGGGCCACGAGAGGAGGCCACTGGGGGCACATGAGCCCTGGTGCCTgtcagcagccagaggggactggcggggggggggggctggtgcccATAGCAGGGGAAGCGAAGCAACACGGCCCCAGTtcgccccctcctccagccccatcactcgggggaggggcaggagggcccCACGCTCgctgccagggagctggggccACGTTGCTGCACTTCTCCCACCTCCGCTTGTGAGCGCGGGAGAGAACCCCTGCTagcaatgcccctcccccccttcacctTGGCCGCCTCAGGtcggggagaggcagggcaggggcagaggggaatTGTCCCTGCTCATCCCTGGGCTGGGGGCCCCCTTCACTGgatgctcctcccccttccccccgccgggcgcCCCCGCCTCTCCTTCGGTGACAGGCAGAGCGCATGTGGCCGCAGGCCTGGGCTCTGGGCGGGCCGGGGAGGTTGCCCACGGGGCCCGGCAGAGGGAGGGAGCCGGGGTCCCTGTGCTGCAAATGCCAAATTTCCTCAACGACTCGCGTGTGCAGCTGGCCGGCGAGTCCAACGGCTCCTCCTGTGACGGGGGCTGGAGCCCGGATGGTGTTTGGACTCGTCTCGCCTGCGCCGTGGCCTCGCCCtcgtctgcctgaggctctgtcCCACGCGGGGTGGGGGACGCCGACGGTTATTTTGTCTGTTTGCTTTGGCGcctccccatcctgctccccGCAGTGGGGGAACCGGCAGGCGCCTGAGGCACTTCTGTGCTCCGGCCTTACTACGTTGAGGCGAGAAGCTAGCGCCAGATCCAGAGGCACCGGCTCTTGGCTGGCTGGGGGGTCCCGCCCGCTGGTGGCTAATAACTTGGGCGTGTTCATGTTCCTGCCCTGCACCCGCGGAGAACGCGGCTCTGAACCGACGGGAGCGGGAATGCTCCGGCCATCGGGGCTGGCCCAGAATTCCcttgtgtggggaggggctggctgccgCCGCCGCTTCGATTCCCTTTGTAACGTCTCCATTTCaaattgccggggggggggggggtcagttcaTCTTCCAGAGCCCGTGGGAGCAGCTTCCTGTCCCGCTGGATCCCCCCTCGTTAGCGTTGCCAGGTGCTCCCCGAGGAGCCTGCTCTGAGGGAGACAAATGGCTCCAATTAGAATCCCAACCTCCCCGGGAGCGTGATGGATGCATCACACCCAGAGCCCCGGCGCGGTGACAGGCCTCCGACCGTTCTCCCTGTGGCTCCAGGGAATCGCCTGAGAACAGCCTGTCCCCGGCTGCCACCCCGTGTGCTTGCCGCTTCGGGGCCGGGGGCACGGGACGGGCGAATGCCTGTCGGGTGGGAGATGCTACGTGGTCCTGCCCCGAGCGCAGGTGACAGGAcgatggggctggggctgcacggCCCGGTTATTGCGAACAGACTCCCCAAGGAGCGATTTCAAGATGAGCTCACTCCTCTTCGCAAGCAGGAGTcgtttcgaaatagcagctggGAGAGTGGTCGCTCGCCTCGTGATTTCGAACCAACTCCCCAGCGTAGACGTGCCCCCGCCGGCGCCCCGGGTTGCTGCCAGCCCGACGATGGGGGGACGCTCGTGGCCGACTTCTTCCCAGGAGAGCAATCGGTCTGGCCCGAGAAGGCTTGCCAGTGACTTGCGGGTTTGCTCTTTCTAGGTGATGAACATCCGCAAAGTCCTGAACCGACTTGAGAAGCCGCAGGGCCTGTACCCGAACTTCCTCAGCCCGGTCACTGGCAACTGGGTGCAGCGTAAGTATCGCGCTCGCCTCCTGCGCTGCGCCCGGCCAGGCTCCGGCGCTTTTCCGCTCCTCTGCAGGGGGGACTTGGAGCTGGGACCCTCCCCCTCGCATGCCGCTCAGGGGCCTCCTTCGCCGCGGGGATCAGCTCCATGGAACCGGATTGAGAGTCTGACCCCAGCAGCCTCCAGAGGGAGGTCGAGGACCCCAGGTAGACAGGGCAGGGTTGTGCTCGACGAGCCTTTAGCCACTGGTGTGTGTCAGGGTCCCACCTCCCTTCGCGATCCCgttgccctgcctgggggggacgCGGGGGACGCGGCTGGTTACTCTTCGTGCAGCCAGTGAGAAATCACTCGGAGGAGCGGTGAGAGCGGCGTTCGGGACGCTGCCCTGCAAATGACCTGAGGACGGACGGAAGGagggtgccctgccctgccctgccccgccacaTGCACCAGCAGGCCCATGGCCCCGGCACTTGCTGCTGGATTGTCCTGggtctgcctcctccctcctcctggggATGCCACCCGGGTCTGGGGACGGCACAGGGCCCAGGCTGGTGCGCGagggaggagctggagggggcCTGAGGACGGCAGGACCAGTGCAGCAAAACGAGGCTCTTGATCCTGCTCTTGCCACTTCCACCTGCCAGTGCCCGGGGGAGACGGCAGCAGCCGCTCTGGTGTTAGGCTGCAGCCTTTGGACTCCTCGGTGTCTCTTCTCCCTACGTGCGCGGGGCCTGCCCGCTGCGTGCCGGGCGCTGCTGGGGGAGACACCAGGCCGCAGCTCAGAGGCTGCTTTCACTTTGGTCTCCTCAATGGACTCTCATTGGTCCCTGTTCAGTTTTGGTCTCGCGTCTCCCTTCCCGGATCGCTTGTGACCTGTGTAACCCCCACATCAGCCACGCTAATTGTAAGTGACAGGGCGGGCACAGAGCTGCCGATGCATCAGACAGCTGCGAGGGCGCTCGCGGGATGGAGCCGGGTCCCCTCACGCCCCTGGCAGTGACTGACAAGGCTCGTGTCGGAATTGTCCCAGCAAAGCATCGTGAACAATTACACTTGTCCCAGCAAACGGGAACGTTCTTCACTTCAGTGCGAAAAGCGAGCTCCCTGCTCGGCCCCATTAACTAACTTCGAACTCTCCACATCCCCTGGAAGTAGCTTCCCCGTCCCTCACGCTTGTGTTTGCCGAGCGATTGCAGCATTGCCACTTGGCGAATGGATCTTGCCCCCTAGAGACACCCTTGTCCGGGGGTTCCTACCATTTGCACAAGAGCGGTGCCTTTCCCCAGACAGGTGGGCTAGCAGCGGAGGGGAAATAACGACTCCCCTTTGTCAGTCTGTCTCTGGTAGCTGGCTGCTCATGCGCTCGCTTCCCAGCTCTGCTTGCAGGTGACGAGACTGAAGTGTGTCCAGTGCCTTGCCTGCTGTTCAGAGTGAATCTGTTTTTGTCACCAGTTCGGTTCCATTTCGCCCGTGCTAGCCAGGCCTCTCCCGTGTCTCGTGGTGCCTGCCGGGGTTCGGAACTGCCCCGCGTCGCTGCCTTGGGGCGAGCTGGCCTCACAGGACTAGAGAAATTTACCCGTTGGCTAAACCGGGAgctgacttagaatcatagaaccatagagctggaagagacctcagaaggtcaagttcagccccctgcccaagacaggaccaatcccaactaaatcaacccggccagggctttgtcaagtcgagacttaaacacctctagggatggagactccactacttccctaggtaacccattccagtgcttcaccaccctcctagggaaatagattttcctaatatccaacctggacctctcccaccacaacttgagcccattgctccttgttctgcatctgtcactactgagaacagcctctctccagcctctttggaacctcccttcaggaagttgaaggctgctgtcaaatccccccctcactctgcttttctgcagactaaacagacccaagtccctcagcctctcctcataagtcatgtgctccagccccctaatcattttggttgccctccgctggaccctctccaatatgtccacatcctttctgtagtggggggcccagaactggacacaatactccagatgtggcctcaccagagccgaataaaggggaatagtcacttctggatctgctggcaatgctcctcctaatgctacctaatatgccattagccttcttggctacaagggcgccctgttgactcatctccagcttctcatccactgtaacccccagggccttttcccTTGGTGTCAAATGTCTTAAGGCCGCAGCATGTGAACCGGCCCGATGGCTGAGTGGGAGGTGCAGGGAGGTGCCAGAGAGCTCAGCCCTGGCGTGCTCTGCAGTCGTCCAGTGCCCGGGCAGAGGGGGCCCGGAGCCGCTGCGTCCCGGGGGCAGCTCTGTAGGGGCCAGCCTTTCGCCTGACGGCTTTGTCAAAGCCATTTGCAGTCAGCCCTTTGCCTGGGACTGGCATGttcccccctcagcccagcccgaGGAGAGCCACCGCTGGGAGTGACCTTGTGAAAACAAGCCGTCTCCCTGCTGGGATCCATGGCTTGTTCCCgcagggggcctggcctggcttgAACTGTGAGGAGCACGTGGTCCCAGCGCGGTTGTTCTGAAgcacctggggccagcccccttccctgggcaCACAATCGGCCGCCTGTGTTAGGCATGCGGCGAGAGCACGGTACCGAATCTCATTAGTCTGCGGTTCCTTGGACACCCGCTTGGGCAGTCCGATGTCGCTCTCGCCAGGGTTTAGTGTTTAAAATGAGCCTTGGGGCTGGCTGCGCAAACAGGTGGAAACACAGAGCAGCTAATCCGAAACCCCTCCTGGATCTGCCCCATTTGCACGCGGCCACGGGGGGTGAGACCCAGAGCTCGGCCTTAACGTGCCTTGCTCATCTGAAGGGAGAATGTGGCTGCTCGAGGAGGTGCTGGTGGGTTCCCCTCTTGCATGCTACAGACGCAGACCTGTCCAGCTGCGTGCCCAGGGAGTAGCCTGCTGCTGAGCTGTCAGCCCTGTTTCCCGTCAGGATTGCTCGGCATTCTCCTCTCCGGAGAGGTCAGAGCCCTGTGCGGTCTGAACCGGCAGCCTTGGAAATGCAATCTCTGCAGCAGTAAATATTCCctgcacacaccctcccccccaccccaccccaagcgTTATCTGAATGAACTAGAGGCCGTGGACATCTGCATGCGGCTGCgtcctgctccaggcagggactAGAAACCAGCAGTGGCCATGGGCACTTGGGGGGAGTCCGAGGTAGGGCCCCAGACTCAAACTCccattatagaatcctagaacactaggactggaagggacctcgagaggcatcgagtccagtcccctgccccacggcaggaccaaatactgtctagaccatccctgaatcTTCTATTCAGAGAGGGTTAAGCACCTAAATATGTGGAGGCTCTGGATCGCCCGCGGTTGCAGACCCATCCGCGCCTGTGTCTGCTGTCTGTCAGCCCAGGATACGAGTTCTATCTCAGAAACAGGAAACCTCTTCAGTGTGTCCCGTGAGTGGCACGTAGAAGTTGTGAATCGTTTTATGGAGGGCAGCTGGCACACTGTACAAGACAGTTGCCCTGGGGTTATTCCTTCCTCCTTCGCTTGCTGTCCACACGTAGCGCTCGCTtccggcagggcagggctgggcacagGGAAGAATGGCTCCGCCTTGCAAAGCGTCTGTGCGGTGGTGGTGACGGCGGCCGCGTGCAAAAGCAGTGATGCGGCTCTGTCTTGTTGCCTTCCTCCGTTGCAGACCACGTCTCCGTCGGGGGCCTTGGGGACAGCTTCTATGAGTATCTGGTCAAATCCTGGCTGATGTCCGACAAGAGGGACGATGGCGCGAGGAAGATGTACAACGATGCGCTGGAGGTAAGCTTGATGGCTGCGGCAGCTGTGGTCCCGATGACCGTTCCGTCAAAGCAGCTTAGTTTTCCTTCCCGTAAGACGTGTTCACGTgctgattttttccatccattttaGGCCATAGAGAAGCACTTGGTTAAAAAATCTGCCGGAGGATTGACCTACATTGCCGAATGGAGAGGTGGCATCTTGGACCACAAAATGGGCCATTTGGCTTGCTTCTCTGGTGGCATGATAGCCCTTGGAGCTGAACAAGGCGGAGAGGAGAAAAAGCAACATTATCTGGATCTAGCTGCAGCGATTACTCACACGTGCCATGAATCTTATGCACGCTCAGGTACACTGTGGATTAAAGTACTGCTGATAAATTACTGTGGTAGCTAAGGATTTACAGCCCCTGAAAAATTGAATCTCCCATGCGAAAGGATTGCAGTAATTCTTTGGCACTTCTGCAGCATTTTCCATCAGAATGAGAGCTTTTAACATTCCTCCGTCCTTGCAGCACCCTGTGAGGACAGTCAATATTGGGATATCCATTttagattgggaaactgaggcataaagaGGTTACGTGACTCACCCAAGGTCGCATAAGaaaccagtggcagagctgataACTGATCCAGGACCTGAACCCCAGACCTGTGTTCTAATCAGAGCCACACTTTTTCCCAATAAAAGGAGTAGTGTGAGTTCCTTGGTATCATCCCAGCAGCACTTGGAGATATTCCCATAACGAATGGAGTAAAGCGCCGATCTGCCTTGACTTGCTTCCACCGTGTACAGGTGAAGGAAGCAAAACGGGAGTTGAGCATCgggtggggtgtgaggggagccGAGTTCTGTTCCTCCACCTCCGAACGAGCCAAACGCACAGATCCCGCCTGGGGCCTCCCGCAGCTTGTGCCgatctctccctgctcccccgcaGGCGCCTCTAGACTCCTCCTTGCTCGCTAGCACCACGGCTTCAATATCGGTGTTCCCAGGAGGCGGGTGGGGGCAGTGAACCTCGCAGGCCTGATCGGGGCAAGCTGCAGGCcgcatctggcccacaggctctgcctggcgtggggaggaagcagctctgcccgctacggccccccccccccccccagcagggggaaTAGCAGTGGAGGGAGAGCTCCGCCCCCATTGctcacaggggtggggaatttcAGCCAATGGGGGGGTGCCTGCTCACACAGGGTGGCAtggagccacctgcaccccccgcTGGGAGCTGTGCCAAGTAggtgcctcctcctgcaccccctcccaccctgatcccccccccacgccagcccACAGCTGCactctgcctcctgcccagaccctgcccccttgcctcccagcagccccctcctgcacgctGAACCCCCTCACttttgcccccccgccccgccccgtggAGTCCTCGGCAGGCTtggtctctctcccccacctcccacccccttgctgagCCTGGACCTGGCCCGCTGGGTCGACCTCTCTGCTGCCCAGGCTTACCTGCTACGTGTCTGTCTCCAGTTATGGCTCCTTTTCATTGTTTCACGCCTTCGCTGCGTCAGCAAGCCCGGAGGGATGAGCTGCGTCCGGCTCGTCTGCCTAAAGCAGCTCTGAGGAGCTTCAAGCCAAACTGGAATTGTATCGGCAAGCTCTTCTCACAGCACGTGCCCAGCCGCAGCCGGGCCCCTGGGCCGCAACTCCCCTTCAGCTGTCTGCCCCATGCAGAGCACAGCTGCCCGCCTGCCCTTCGCGGCTACCCCGGCCTGTATCCGCCCGCTCACTCGGACGGCAGCCGGGCACTTCCCCTGTATCCGCCCCTCAAGAAACAGCGAGTTTCCCCTGTCGCTTGCTCCACCCTGAGCCCCATGGTTTTCGTCCTGTCTCTAGAGGTTAACGAGAACCCTCCTTGTAACGACCTCGTGTGTCCCTGTGGACTCTTCCCGGGCCTCCCTCAGCCGCCTCTTCTGCAGGCCAAAGCGCCGCGTTTTCCCGCCTCCCCTCAGAGGTCGCGTTTTCTGGACCTTGAATAATTGTTCTCCTCTGGACACTCCCGTGTGTCCGCACCTGCCCGCAAGCTGGCTCCCAGTGCGGGGCGCGGTTCTCCGGCTGGGGCCTCAGCGGAGTAGAGGGAAGAACGACTTCCCCTGCCCACGACGCTCCTGCTAACGCCGCCCAGAGGGAGGTTTGCGCCAGTGTCGCCCTGTGGATTCGGGCTGACCTCAGCGTGACCCCAAATCGCTGCTCCTCGCCCGCCACGCCTCGGCTGTGCACACCTGGGCAGGCGGCGGCTCCCCCTTAGTGGGGCTTTCTGTTCAGTAGCTGTTcctcccgccgggcccagggacTGAACCGGAGACGCCCGAGTAGCTTCCCATTCCGGGGTTGGCTGGGCCATGTTGCCTcctggggcctgatcctgagagTCGGGCTCTGCCCCTCACTCCGCTTGCCTGCCGTGGAAGAGGGAGGGCTCAGACCTGGTCCCAGGGGCGGCTGCCTCTGAGCACTTCTGTCCGGAGTGTTCGCCCAGGCAACACTCCAGGGACTTAGTGATGCACACGCTGACGCCGGGGTGGGACGTGGCCCTTGGGCCCTGTTGTCCTGGGCCATGCTGCTGATTTCAGAAGccctttcaatttactttcaacaCTTCTGCAAGCAGCTCCCTGCGCAGGGCAGGCCGGATTCCGAGCGGGTAAATCGGCGCCTGCTTGGAGTCGGCAGAGGTGCACTTGTTGTAGGCCAGCCTGGATTCCTACTGACGCGCTGGCCTAATGGATCGGCCGTGGCACCTCACAGCGAGCCCTGAGCGCCAAAGGTGATTCCCTGTGCGGGTTTCTCTCTTGCTTAGATACCAAGCTTGGCCCCGAAGCTTTTCGCTTTGATTCTGGATCGGAAGCCACGGCCACCAGGCTCAGCGAGCGCTACTACATCCTGCGCCCCGAGGTGGTAGAAAGCTACTTGTACATGTGGAGGCTGACTCACGACCCGAAgtacaggcagtggggctgggaagtGGTGAAGGTACGACCGTTAACACGCCGCATTCTCCCTGCTCGTGTCGCGCGCGCTACGGCGCAGTGGCACCTAGAGAAACCGAATTTGCTTTTCTCTGCTGAGTGTTGAAacgtttctccccctccccgggtTTGGTTTGAAAACCAATGAACCTTGCCGGGTTGGGAGGGGAAAGCGCCTGAGCCAGTGTCGTGGCGAGGAGTGTGCCAGTGTCCGATGCATGCGCTGGGCATGATCTAGACTGAACCCAACGTCACTCCTGCCGGGTTGGCTCAGCCCTGCATCCCCCGTGTGTGGCTCTGCAGAACGAGGCTGCAAAAGGCAGGCGCGTCTCTGGGCGACGGGGCGGGAAAGGCGCGGTGGCTGCCTGCTCCAGCACCGCTGTCTCGTGGGAGGTGCGCAGGGGCCGTGTCccagaggcgttcagtcatacaGAGCCTTGGCAAGGGCTGTGTAAACCCAGGGTTGCTCCGTGGCACCTGTTGATGTGGGTCAGCACCAACCAACCCACAAGCTTCCAGCGTTGGCCTTTGCCCAGCTGTTCCCCTAGAACGAGCCTCTCTCCCGGACGGCTGAGCAATGACCAGACTCTTCAGGGAGAGAAGCTGCTGTAAAACCTGCATCTGATTTGCAAACCTGACTTGCTGCCGCCGAAACGGGCTGCTCCGCGTAGCCGTGTGCTGAGATTGGTCTGTCTTTCCTTAGGCACTGGAAAAATATTGCCGGGTAGAAGCAGGCTTTTCCGGGATCCGAGATGTGTACACCATCCCCCCAAATCATGACAacatgcagcagagtttttttcTGGCAGAGACATTGAAGTAAGTCTGGTATCATGAGCGAGTGTTCAGACTAAATCTCCTCTCTGGGCACACGCAGGCTTTGTGCTGCGGGTTGTCTTGATGCACAATAAGCTGTAGCTTCATCTTCGAAAGCGTTGGGTTCCCTGCACAGTAACTTGTGGAAGATGGCAGGGTACTGCAGGCGTGTGTCCTTTCTGCAGCACAAGAACAGAAAGAGCTGAACTCGTTTGGGATAGCTTTCAGCAATTTCCTGCATGCTCTGTAAATTTCAGTATGTGCCTTGTATTTAACAGGAGTTTGGGCCAGTTTAGCTCTATGGtaagggtgggcaatcatttttcatggcggggggggggcacgccaagatttttgtaagtggtcaagggccgcactttggAGGAGGTGgagtgtctgggagggaggctgggtgtagaagggagcttggggtagaggactggggtgccatagagggaggggtggggtctgaggggagtttgggtgaaggagggggttgtgacctgcgGCAGAGGCTTAGGGTGCAGGTACCTAGgtggcacccagccagcagccctgcaggaccctgaggcaAAGTCCCTGGCCAATGCAGTTCCAAGCTGCTCAAAACAGCtgtctgctccctgtggctctgtgctccaggtctagggggaggctttgtgcgcTGCCTCACccacccagcaaaatctctcagctcctattggtcaaaTATTTGCCAATGGGATCTAAGAGActttgctggggtgggggcagcattcGAAGCCCCCCCTTGTCCCTGGAGCAGACACACGTGGAGCAGCCGGCGACATGGGGCTGTTTCTGCACCTGAGGGTCCTGGCCGGGCTGCCCACAGGCCgtatcttgcccatccctgctctgtggagGTGGACTCTACGCCCTGTACTGCACGGAGGGTCTGGCCTTCCCTGTGCACTCGGAATCCTGTTAGTCTTTCTGTAACCCAGCTTACcggttttccctccctccctgccccgtggCACCAGGTACCTCTACCTCCTCTTCTGTGAGGATGACGTGCTCTCTCTGGAGGACTGGGTGTTCAACACGGAAGCGCACCCGTTGCCGGTGAACCACACGAGTGTTGAAGCAAAAGCAAGTGTGCAATAGTGATGCTGTTTCTCAAGCTTCCTGCTTCGGCGGCAGCAGAGAGCGGGTTTctgcctttcctttcccttcGAGGAATTAGCAACGTTCCTAAACTGGTATTTGGGGCACTCGTCCATTTCCGGACAGTATTATATTGGGGAGAATAAACTGTGACCTTAGCACCCTCTTTTCCTCTATGAGGAGCTCTATTAGCCTGGCAACAAGCGTTGATTCTGGGCCATATTGTAAACAGATCATGGACATTCCTTTATATACAGAGAATTTATATGAAATCCGCTGACTTTGCTTTCGAGTGGCCAAAGGATTGGAAGTTTGCCATACGATAGACTTTCCCCCgttctcctttttattttttttatttttgcctttTATATACAGATGGATTTTATCACATTTCTAATTACAGTTTTCGATATACTGTGCTTTCTAAGTGGTGTCAACATTGTAACTAAAACAAAAATTCTTGGCCCAAACGTATTTTTATATATTCTTTCCTGTGCTCTTAAACACATTTACAGAACATTGCATCACATGTAACTTTCCTTTATAATGTTTTATGTTTTTCTACTTTTATTTGGAACTAAATGTTATGAGTCACTTATAATAAATTGCACTGCTGTAATAGTCAAATCTGTGAAATAGAATAAAAGGTCTTGTAAAATAAGTAGCGTGATTGAG contains the following coding sequences:
- the MAN1C1 gene encoding LOW QUALITY PROTEIN: mannosyl-oligosaccharide 1,2-alpha-mannosidase IC (The sequence of the model RefSeq protein was modified relative to this genomic sequence to represent the inferred CDS: inserted 2 bases in 1 codon) — its product is MLLRRAPGXGPAGLRLPRKFLALLLLSGLLTLSFGALLLLPDASRLRRLLLPRRAPAPAPRPASPAAPSPGGAPPASAPAAPRFDYAAFRRGLRHPVLGRRGAQEPETRARRLKIKEMMKFAWDNYKQFAFGKNELRPLTKNGHIGNMFGGLRGATILDALDTLYIMELAEEFQEAKSWVEKSFDLNVNGEASLFEVNIRYVGGLLAAYYLTGEEVFRSKALELGEKLLPAFNTPTGIPRGVINLGSGMSWSWGWASAGSSILAEFGTLHLEFLHLTELSGNPVFTEKVMNIRKVLNRLEKPQGLYPNFLSPVTGNWVQHHVSVGGLGDSFYEYLVKSWLMSDKRDDGARKMYNDALEAIEKHLVKKSAGGLTYIAEWRGGILDHKMGHLACFSGGMIALGAEQGGEEKKQHYLDLAAAITHTCHESYARSDTKLGPEAFRFDSGSEATATRLSERYYILRPEVVESYLYMWRLTHDPKYRQWGWEVVKALEKYCRVEAGFSGIRDVYTIPPNHDNMQQSFFLAETLKYLYLLFCEDDVLSLEDWVFNTEAHPLPVNHTSVEAKASVQ